The Elephas maximus indicus isolate mEleMax1 chromosome 6, mEleMax1 primary haplotype, whole genome shotgun sequence genomic sequence AGGTATACGCTGCTCTTCTGTCAGGATCCAGCTCAACTACTATGTTTTCTGTTCTGCCTTTCCCAACTGCCCTAAATTCCGTACTCTCTTCTAAAGTTCACAGCACTCACTTTGACATTTAATGACATACTCCCTCATATTGTTAGTCATCTCTTAATGGGTTTGTGTTATCTCCCACAACACCATTTTAAGCACCTAATTATCCATGTTCTCCCACATACTATTGCCTCCAAGAATTGCTGGGGAACCTTGAGAGTACCAGACTTTAAAATGAGGTGGGTGTTGGGTAGACTGGTGGCTAATCTGCATTTTCTCAAAGCAGCAGCCAATACAAAATACAGTAGGCCCTGATTTACGACATATTGGAGTTACGAAGAACCACACTtatgactgtctttttttttacacatcatatcgtggaaaccctggtggtgtactggttaagtgctatggctgctaaccaagaggtcagcagttcaaatccaacaggtgctccttggagacactatgaggcagttttaccctgtccttatgagttggaatcaacttgacagcaacggggtttggttttgtttttttggttatcattagtaatacgtactatatacaatgttgtagcatgtaatttgctgatgttcacattctcagatgttcaatgtCATGATTTATAAAGCTACTGATAATAAAgacaataacaatgaaaatttaaaaaatgaggtattcaacatgtcagaactgacttaacgaCAGCATTGTTGCAACGGAACCCCAtcataaattggggactacctgtgctTTGGCAATCGTGTCTCAGCCTCACTCAGTAAGCAGCCAGATTATCAGGTAGGTACCCACTCTAAATAGAAACTTTGATCTTCCTATCTGGGCTCCCTGACTTGTAGTGAACGCTCGACACGCAGTTGTGCCTCTAATTGCTGGTCTGGGGAGTTCCTGCCCCTCCAGCCAGACCCACAGAAGAACAGCACCACCTCTATTCAAACAGGTACAGTATTAGAGATGGAGAGTTTGCCAGGGAGAACACAATCTCAGGCACGTCTCTGTTCCTCTGtgtatttctcttcatttcttcatgCGAATCATGAAATGATCACAGAAACTCCAGGAGAAACCTATGAAGTATATTTGAGTAAACCTATGTTTTAATTCATTTTgcttctggtgattggaattcgctttatttttcttattaaaaacttTGCCACTTATATTTTAAGCACACCTGGGAAATCTGATTATGAAGTTGGAATCCACATATCTCCTCAGATACTCTTAGAAAGCACCGTGTCTCTCCATAAAAGCATGAGGAGAAAAATATTTCTACcgcatctttttattttctttaccattgctttaatgcattttaaaattttatctacaTTAATTgggaacaaagaaacaaaaatagatatttctttgtttttcataaaTAGCTAATCTTCATATTTGATAAAAATCTCAGACCTTTATTTACCTTTCCACAAATATAATACATACAAAATTTTTCCAAAAGTAATAAGGCCAGCAAATAAAGTATCTTGAGACTAACATAACCACATACAACTGCTGTTCTACTGACTTCcagagacaaaacaaaaacaaaagcttccTCCCAGACTGCTCTGGGTTTCCTTCTGTTAATGTCATGAATTTAGAATTATAATCACCTGCCAGTAATAATTTATAGATTTAACTTGATTGTCTACAAATACAGTATTGTAGGCTCTGATTCACGAATTCTCAAACTGACATGACAGTGACTACACTGTGTGGGACAGGCACTATGCCTTTTAtctggaaatcacaaaaattattGAATGCCCTGGATTCCAACGACTGACTCGGTATGTGCCTCATTTGGCTCAGTAATAAATTCACCTGCACCAAACCCGTATCAAAAGTCACTAAATCTCtcaattatatataatatatattatgtatatacacaccCACAAAACATACATACTATACATACAGTTTGTAACAACATGAAGTAATATTGTCTTAAAATAATATACCACAGACACTAGCCTGGGTGGAATCCTGTAACTGTCATCAAGCTGCTAGAAGCTTTTGAGATTTTTGAGTCAGGTTACTTATTTACTTACATCTTGCCTATCCCTCAGCCCACACTAATTCTTGGTAGCCTTTGCTTTCAGAACTACTCTCCCCAACCTAAGCATACTTCCTTCCCAGGATCGCTTGATTGGGCTTTTGGAGACAAGAAAGGGGAAGTAGAGGGCGCAGGCAATTCTTAACCACCATAACTCACACCTGCCTGGGTTTGTGATGTTCTCCGTCCTGTTTGCCACATTCTGTGTTAGAAAGCAGTTATTCAAAGCTTTGTCCTTCCTACCCCCCTTGGTCTTTCTGTGGAACACAAAAGTGAAAGAAGCCTCTTTAGCAGGGGTAGCAGTTCATTAAAATATACAACTACATTTCCTAGCTCTGGGGTTCCCATTCTGTACTTAAGAGTGCAGGTCACGGATGCTGTTATTAAGGTTTGGtgtgtgatccatgaggttttctccTGGCAGCCGGTGTCAGGATTAGTGCAGCCCTGGCCCAGGAGGAAACAGCCTAATGAATACCAACTTTGAAACAGTGCTGCTGGCACATCATTTAAGCTTGTACATGTGCACAATTACACACAACACACTGGTCACTGGAAATGATCACATGAAGATATGACAAAGGTTTGAAAATATAAACCAATAAGGCAccaagaaaaattatttctagCCAATTTAAAACTgtgaagaaggaaataatataaattaaaaaggCTTCATAGGATCTGGTCAGCTGATTAGTTCCATTAGATAACCTTCTATCCAAATCCTCACCTCTCATGTACGAGGCGAGATGGTGTGTAAACTGTGAAAGGGATAGCCCTTAGTATATCGGGGGCTAATCGGGGCCTCACGTTCTCTCCAACTCTGCAAAGCCAGCTGTGAAGAAGTTGCTAAGCTATCCTTCAACCTTTCATTTTATAATCATTTTCGTGAGTATGGATTGTTTCCATAATTATACATGCAAATCACGGAAAACAGTGCATAGCATGGAAACAGGGGTGACCATAAACAGATTTGGCTTTTCTCCCCTGGGTAGGGGGTGGGGTGGTTGATATTAGGAAGACTTTAGGGAAGAAGGTGGGCTTTATCTTTGTCTCCTTTAGGGGATGAGGGAAGGGacagaaagagcaggagtgaggATAGAGACTGAAAACAAAGAGGTACCTCTCAGAGTTGGTCTGGAGCAATGACTGGTTCACAAACTCTCACCAAAGGGTGAGACCTTAGTGTCCTTTGTTTTAATTGtcttcatttttaagtgtatcCGGTTTGGCACATTGCtaatgtaaaaaataatttttttaaatgaagaattaCTTTTGTCCACTTCATCTCACAACTTTTAGATACACTGTGCATGGTTCCTAGATCCCTCCACAAAAGGAATGAAGGAGGGACAGCCCAAATTAGGCACAATGACTGAAGAAGGCAGAACAATCCATGTACTCTCTCGGAAGACACATTCAATGTGGAAAGAGGTCAAGGTGATTAGAAGAGGTCCTCAtttaaaaacaggagaggaattgGCCCCCAGCCAAGATCTACTGCAAGGTGCTTGGGAGAAGCTTCTGAATAAACAGGATAAGACATACACAAAGTTTTGTAGCTATGGATACTAAGTTTGTTGAATCCACtacaattttaattttgaatCAGAGGGTAAGTGTATAAAAGCACTGCACTTTAATACATGCAAACAGCTTTTGAGAGTTGTTAAAATTATAATACCAGGCTTCTCCCCATCAGCATGACATTTACATTCCCAATGGGAACTATGCATTTATCAGCTTAATATCCATGAAGTAAAAATTGATCTGGGCTTAAATTTTACTTTGCCAACTTTGGTATAAATGAAGTGCAAATAGCTAGACTCTAGTTGGAGGCTTTCTCAAATTCTAATTGCTTTGGCCATTTTGGCTTCCTAAGTTTAGCCCCCACTCATTCCTGGTCATGAAATTACACTGGTATTTTGCTGGCCCATGCACCGTCACCCCCTTCCCCGGTAATGGTCTCCAGCTCTTCATGAATGGTTAAACACATTAggaaaacaaacagaattttCTAACAGCAAAgaaacctgtgtgtgtgtgtgtgtgtgtgtcttcatcAGTATATAAGCTTTGATATATGAATGCACGAATGGTTAAAAAGATTAGGACAGCAAATAGAATCTCTAACTGCAAAGAAAAATGTACTGAAGTGGGGGGAAATAGGAGCTTGTCTCTTGAGCTGCAGCATTACACCTATCCATTTGAAGAAACAAAAGCTTATGCAAGTGTTACGAGTCTCACTTGTTTTCAGAGAGTGCAGAGAGCAATGTCTTGCTGCTTTTGAAATATCTGTCTAAAAGCTAGTCCAAAGTCCAGGGACACTTATTTTCCCTCATGGCTGCCAATGTTTGTTcacaggtattttttttatgaagcctgcctccctcccctacCCCCAGTTCAAGCACCTCCTTCCAGGGTGGGTGTGGTTTCTAATCACAGCTCTCCAAGACAGGAGGAGTAAGAAAAGCAAAATGACTGTTTAACATGATAAaggaggtgggtgggggtggagcaGATAAGTGTTGGAAATTTAATTACTGGAGTTATATCCATTTTAGTCCTTAAATCTAAGAAGGAGCTTCTTTAACGACTATCACTAAGTACTTCCAGAAGTGGGTAGTAAGTTTACTTTTACCAAAAGTATAACAcaagttcctttaaaaaaaaaaaaaaaggatcacttAAGCTTATTAAGAACCACCCACTCCTTTTCTGGCACAAAACTCCCACCTCCCCAGTCTAAAATTCAATCTCAACCAACCACTGTCCTTCAGGTTCTCACTAGTCCAAATATTTATACTGGGCCCTCTATAATACTACCTCTAACTTATTCAAAACACAACCCTGGCGCTGTTAAAAATGAGAATGATTACAAGCACtacagagaagaaactgaagctcgcTAAACAAAGCTAAGGACGAACACAAAATCGCTAAACActccctaaaccctaccactttTGGAAGGCCCTAAACACGTTATGCTCCCCTTCTTGTCCTGACTTGGGGCTTCTCCTGATTTTGGAACAATAAACAGGGACAAGCAGCTCACCTTAAAGCATCTCAGACACTTTAAACAGTGGAAGGAGAAACTAGCTGAAAAAGCACATCTGACAACTTCCCAGACATGGCAACCCAAACTTTCactgttcacatttttttttttaaagacacacgTATAGGAAATATGTTTTCCCAATTTAGACCACACAGCTCAAAAAAACCTGAACCAAGTGGAAGTTCATTATAATGCCAACCACAGGATTGTGAAGGCCCCAaagcaaaggtaaattttgttgCGAAAATGCAACAAAGttaaaaattaagcaaaatacatataaattaaaaacaaggTTCCCCTAGAGAAGGTGGTAAGAAACGCAAAATAGAATACACGTGAGCTGAGCCCCTTTGAGAAGTCCTGGGACAGGTGTTCCCTTGAAACGGCAAGGTTTCCCTTCCTCCGAGTTGCCCCAGGAGGCGGCATCAGCACCATTAAAGTAAACGGAAGTGACCTTGGCAAAGCTACCAAACAAAACAGCCCATCCCCCCCAACTCCCTGGCCCCAGTCCATCCGCCGCGGCCTCCTACACGTGCGACAGGGACACCTGCTTGTGGTAGGCGGCGGCGGGGCCCAGCGGCCCGGTCCTGCTCGTCAGTGCCGCGCTCGCCTCGGCGTAGTCCGCCGCGGCCCTGGCGCCGCCGCTCTTGTGGCCCCGCCGCCGACGGCAGCAGCAGCGGCTGGTGAAGCGCCGCCACGACTCCACCGTCTTGCCGGACCAGATCCAGACGCCCGACGTGATGCCCACCACGAGGCACATGAAGTACTTGAGCATGAGCACCCAGTACTCCGGCTTGGCGCGCGGCTGGCCGGCGTCGGGGCCCGGGCACGCGCAGGTGAGGGCCGCCTCCCAGCTCTCGCGGTAGTGCTGCTCATACAGGTAGCAGGCCACCACGATGCTGGCGGGCACTGTGTACAGTAGCGTGAAAATGCCTATGCGGATCATGAGCTTCTCCAGTTTGTCCGTCTTGGTGCCGCCCTGCTTGATGACACTGCGGATGCGGAAGAGCGACACAAAGCCCGCCAGAAGGAAGAGCGTGCCCACGAGCAGGTAGAGCACCAGCGGGCCCAGAACGAAGCCACGCAACGAGTTCAGGTTCTGGTTGCCTACGTAGCAGATGCCAGCCACCGGGTCACCGTCTACAGAGCTCAGCGCCAACGCCGTAATGGACTTGACGCTAGGGATGAGCCAAGCAGCCAGGTGGAAGTACTGTGCATAGCCCGCGATCGCCTCGTTGCCCCACTTCATGCCAGCCGCCAGGAACCAGGTGAGTGACAGGATGACCCACCAGATGGAGCTGGCCATGCCGAAGAAGTAGACAAGCAGGAAGACGACGGTGCACAATGCTGGGCCGGTAGTCTCGTAGTGGATGTGGCTGTGCTCGCGGCTGCATGCAACACTGGCATGGCCCACAACCAGGCGCACCAGGAAACCCAGCGACACGCATAAGTAGCAGGCGGACAGGAAGATGATGGGGCGCTCGGGGTATCGGAAGCGCTCCATGTCGATGAGGAAGGTGGCCACCGTGGTGGAGGTGGAGATGAAGCACAGCACCGACCACAGGCCAATCCAGAAGGTGGCGAACGTGCGCTCGTCGGGGCTGAAGGACGGCTGATAGCAAGGCACCGCGCAGTTGGGCACCTGGCCCGTCCGCACCTTGTTGTACAGGGGGTGCGACTCCTTCAGGATGGGCACGAATGGTTCGCGGCACTTGCACACCGACGGGCCCCCGGCGGCACACTCGACCCCGGAGGCTGGCGCCCCTGGCAGGCCTGGGTGTGTGGGCTTGGCCGTGAAGGGCCGGGGGGGCGCCGTGGTAGCCTCACTGCGGTTGTAATCCATGCACAGGACCTCGGCATCGCGGCCCAGGACTGGGAGGCGGTCGCAGCTCATGCGCTCCGGCCAGGCGAAGCCGTACTGGCGCATGAGCGGCGAGCAGCCGGCCTTGGCGCGCTCGCACACGGAGCGGCAAGGCGGCAGAGGCTTGTGGTAGTCTTCCAAGCAGATGGGCGTGTACATGGAGCACAGGAAGAAGCGCAGGTCCGGCGAGCAGTGGATCTCCACCAGCGGCCAGAACTGGTGCACCTCCAGGCCGGCCTCGTCCTGCGTGTCGTGATTGAACTGGTTGGGCATGTGCGTCAAGTTGTAGCCGATGCCGCGGCACATGGGGACCGTGATCTCCTGGCACACCGGGGCCTTGGAGGCGGCCGCCGCCCGGCCCACCAGCTGcgccaggagcagcagcagcagcgggggCGGTGCGGACGGGTCAAGCCGAGCCATCGCCCCGTCCCTCCCCTCGCCTCCGGCAGCGGGGTCCACGCAGGCAGGAGAGCCCAGCTACCGCTACCCTTTCCGACTGGTGCGCGGCGCTGGGGCTGGCAACCTgttgggtttctttttcttttgaagaaaTCCGTCCAAAGATAAACTGTTTCGGAAAGGCACTGCCTCCACTGGCAGAGCTCAGCTCCTTGCCCGATCGGGCTGGGAAGGGAGGATTAGGGCTCCGATTCCAGGgaaagaactctttaaaaaaagaaaaactggggtgggggggggagaaaAATAGTAATCACTCCCTATTACAGCGGCGTCAATAGCTCCGTCCCCGCAAGCGCTTTCCAAATCTCTACATTAACCTCTCTCCGTCCCCTCCCTTCCACCTTCTGGAACTACTGacctcctcccaccccccgccCTGTCCTCGCCGGGCCCTCCAGGCTGCAAGCCGCGGTCGAAGCGCTCAGCCCGCGGGCAAAGGATAGAGGAATCAAGAGAAGAATGGGGAGGAAGGAGGCGCGGGCTCTCACCTACTCGAGTCTTGCCGAGAGAAGCAGACAGTCCGCAGCCAGCCGAAGCCCCGGTCCTCGTCCCTCGGACGCTCTGCTCAGAAACGCTACTCAGAGCCGAGCCGGCGCCGAGAAAGTTTGGCAAGAGGCTGGGTCTCCGTGGAGGCACATGGCAGCAGGTGGGGGCGTCTCAGAGCGGAGGGCGCCCCCGGAACGCAGTCGGGGCAGGCCGGTCACTCGCCCTCTCCTTCTCCGGGGCCCCCCGCATGATccgggcggggcggggcaggGCAGCGGCAGGCCGGGGGTTCCACTGGGTCCGGGAGCCGGACGCAGGGTGAGCGCGCCGAGCAGCacctgggagggaggaaggcgGGGTGCGGCGGCCGGAGGATCCCGCCGCCTCACAGCACCGCGAGCAGCCGGCGCTGGCCCCGCCGGGACTGCATAGTGTACGCCCGCCGGCCGCTCGCCTCCTCCCCTGCAGGGGGCTCTGCGCTCCAGCGGACTCCGGGGGGCGGTGGCGGCGCTCCCGGGACGCGGCCGACTCGGCTCCTCCCCCGCGCCCTGGCACCCTTTCGTCCACCTTTGGTAGGCACTGCTCGGCACACGGCGGCCGCGGCAGTGACGGAGTCACGGCAGCGGGCGGACTGGCCTCTCCAGCCCCGCCCGGGTCACCTGCCTCTAATGCCCGCCGGGAGGCCCCGCCTCGGCCCCGCCCCCTCGCGCAGAGGCTCGGTTGGTGGCCGCCCCGCCACGCTCTCCGAGTGTCCCCGCCCACTGCCCCGCGGGCTTGGCCTCGCCCCTGCCGCCCTGTGGCCCGGTCCGGAGAGGGCAGCCGAGGAGCGAGAGCCAATCGCAGGCCGGGAagcggcgggggcggggcgaATGCTAATCCCGCCGCTTTGAGAACCCGGGCGGGAAAGCCTCGCAGGTCCTTCACGAGTCGTCTGCTGGCGGGTGTGCGGCTCACTTTCCTCGGTGCTTGGCTTCTGAGCCTTTGCTCCCGGGGCTTCAAGCAGGTCCCCCCTCTGCAGCTAATCATCTTACAGAGTCCGGCGTTTGTTTACAGGAGCTGCCCGAAGAATCATTCTTAGCCATGGCACCTGTCTCCCCTCTGCGCTGTCCTTGTACCGGGGGAGCTCCCTTCGGGAGAAGAGCCAACACTGTGTGCCAGTCAGGGCGTTAAACGTTTACGTCTTGATGCGAGATCtcacatccttgcaacaatcctatgaggcagGTACCCATTAcacgtgaagaaactgaggcttgaaaaCTTGACCTAGGCAACCCAGCTAATAGTTCCCCAAGATAGCCGCGACCTCGACAGGCTTGTTCACAGCGTATTCCTAGAGTGAGCCTGAACTGCAAACCTGGGACCCCAACCACAGCCTCAATTTTATTCGGCATTCCCAATCATATCGATATTTTCCAGGCTTCAACCCTTACTTTTGCATTTCGTAACAAAATCCCTTtgttgtgacaaaaaaaaaaaaaaaaaggtattttctttttgtctttgaaaGATTCGAGAGCTGCTAGTCCTTTATCAGGTGAAATTTATAATCCAGGCAGTTACGAAGTCGCCCACAAAGAGAAGGGATGCTGACTAGGGATCTGTAACCGACAGGACGCCGGCCCCGGGGCTGCCCTAGGCGCACGGTGCAGCCAGGGTCGCGGAAGACCTGGGCGCCCCCACTGCAGGGACACGCAGAGAGGGCACCCAGATGGGTTATTTTACTGCACATTTTACATGTACTAAAATTGCCTTTTTTCGACGTGTTCTAATTAGGTAGCAAGACTGAGGTGTTTCGCATACTTGAAATTCATTCACATGCATACAAAGGGGGTTTGAATTGTTTCCCATCCCCCTTCCCCCTCTGCTAGGATGAAGGCAAAAATAAGCAGGAGGCCCTGGGGAGATTGGAAGGACTTCAGCAGTGAACTAAAGCGCTAAACTCGACCGCAATTTATTGTCGACCTTCTGTCCTGGATCCCACTGGTATATAGTGGGAGACTAAATTGCACAATAGTCTTCCTCTCTCCTGCCTTGTGGGAAATCATAAAGGATATATGTGTTAACCTCAGTCTCAAAGTTAAAAGGAATAAGTATCAGTCACTTCACAGACATCGAAACTAGAAGTAAATATGTTAAAAGTGTACATCTTTCCTTCACTGGAATTCTACAGGTGTTCATATTTAAATACTTGGCCCTCTGGGCCAGCAAACATGCCAGGGATAAAAGCAGTGGGAGTTGAAAAGCTATGGAAAAGCCgtgaaaaagaaagggaaacctTTAGTGGAAAGTATGTGAAGGCTGTGAACATGCCAACGGAGGACTGTCTCCTTCTGTGCCCTTTGTGCAACATGTGTATTATTGGGGATGGACAAATGTTggctaataataaaaattatttgaagttGGAGAATGTTAATCACTCGCACTGGAATCTAGCCAGAATACTTGTGTTATTTCACTTGGTTCTGAGTCAAATGATGCTATCCACAGGTTTGTAAACCTTTTCTCTTCTTAATTACTTGTGAAATGTTATTGCTTAGGgatataaaaataatagtaataagagAAAACTCCGTCAAAGAAGATTTTGCATTTATACTGTTTTGtactttgaacttttttttttacatatattacaATTAAAAGACAGTTTAAAATATGCTCTTTACCATACATGGGTTTTACCGTACATTAGGCAAGGTGCTAAATTATATGCATTACCGCATTTAGTTCTCACAACCATCTGATGAGGTAGGCACTGTTATCCGtattttacggatgaggaaactgacctCGTGATGACTCCCTTAAAGTTATTTATTCAGTCCATGGAAAGGACGGAAATCAAAACTTTCTCCTGAATCATAATTTATTATTCACCAAACTAGAAAacactaaattattttttttaagatccaATTTTTAAGCACCTAGGACATTGCCACGCATTgttgttcatttatttacttagctACCCTTCCATCTATcaacccacccatccatccattcaatcAACATCAAATTACTGAGTTGAAGACAATGCTGCTATATTAAACATATTTCTACAAAGCCAAATTCATGAAATTCACCTTAAATTATTGTCCAAGGTGTGTTTTTTAAGAGATGGAAATACAAAGGAGAATGCTAAATGTCGCGTCTAGTAAGTATGTGACATTCCAAAAGTTCAGAATATCAGTTTTGCATTTCATCATCAGGGGCTAGTtacagtatttttattattactaggTTTATGTTGATTATATGTGTATTATTCTGTTGAGATACTTGAGAGTTCAATGCTCTAGGAATGAATGGATAGGTAGCCTTCTTCAATATATTGATAATCAAGCCCGAAACGGTGTACTACACATAGatggccctcaataaatattgtgAGGTAAATGACAATTGAGATTAACTTCTGCAACTTTGGCAACCCTGGCATTGAATGCAGATAACTTTCTGAGTTGTATCTCTGAGCAGTTGATCATATCACACTAAATGCACTGAGTTCCAATCCTGACTGCCCGTACCAGCTGagcaaccttgggcaagtcacctaatTGCTCCAGGCCctctttccttatctgtaaaatggacttaCAAATAGcatctacctcatagagttgtaaGGTCTCTGAGCAGCGCAAACTGTTAAACACTCAGCTAGTAGCCGAAAGGctcgcagtttgaacccatccagaggcacctcagaagacaggcttggagatcttcttctgaaaggtcacagtcttgaaaaccctatggagcagttctcctctgcacacatggggtcttcatgagtgagaatcgacttgacagcaactaacaacacagagTTGTAGTGAGGAGAAAATGAATTAATGTGGTAGAGAGCTTAGAACCATATCTAGCACCTGGGAAGTCTAGATAGGAATTAGCAATTATTACCAGTTTCTGCTATTGTTcactctatttttttgttttcccaaTTTTCTATGTATTCTTTTGTATATTACTTGAATAATGGAAAAAGTAAACAGTTACATTTTTTAGATGTAATAGCACTTTgatccttagagaaggacatccaAAACAAccgaccaaacccattgccgtcaagtcgattccaactcatagcgaccctataggacagagtagaactgtaccatagggtatccaaggagcagctgttagattcaaactgccatccttttgtttagcagccatagctcttaagcactgcactaccagggctccagagaaggacatcatgtctggtaaagtagagggtcagtgaaaaagaggaagatcctcagcgagataagactgacacagcggctgcaacaatgggctcaaacatacctgctattgtgaggctggcgcagggcagggcagtgttttcttctgttaaacatagggtcgctgtgagttggaaccaactctacagcacctaaaaacaacaacagagcttTATTTCTGCGCACCCTCCCAGCTGTCACCGGCTATCTCCAGCACTTAGATATTAGCTAAATTTAACACCAAAAGCAGAGATCATTTCACTTATCCAGGATCCAAGTtcatccacctgacatcagcgaccagctccagtgtgtgtgtgagagtgtgtgtgcacgcacatgcACGTACATGCACTAACAACCCACACGCCAACCTGACTGCCTCACGTCTTTCCAGACTGGCTCCTTACCTTGTCTTAAAACATCTCTGATCATGTCTCTTCTCATCGTATCAGATACCTCTGGACAAGAAACCAAGACACCAGCTGGAGGATTAATACCATGAGCCATTTATCCaggtttataatgaaaatgtctttttcacattgtaaatgaaataattcatCTCTAATCTTTAGACCTCTCCTCTCCCTACACTGGGTGAAGATTACAGAAAAGTAAAagcttctttcttcttctctcggAGGAAATGGAAGCTCTAATCTTTCCCACATAGATCAGTGGCTCTCAGCTACGCGGTACAATCATCTCCTGGTGGAGCTTTAAGAAACAATGAAGACTGGGCCCCGTTAAGTCAGAATCTCTGATGGAGGAACTCAGACATTTTTTTTAGGTtccttttgtttatttgcttgtttttgctgctgttttggtttttaaatgtccaggtgattctaattttCAGCCAGGGTCAAGAACCAGTGACATAAATGGTTTGGGCATTTCCTCGGTAGAGCGCCAAACTGGGGCCCAGCTGGATCTTCTGCAAAAAGGGTTAATAGCATCAGTTTATAAAATGAAACACTCCG encodes the following:
- the FZD5 gene encoding frizzled-5 encodes the protein MARLDPSAPPPLLLLLLAQLVGRAAAASKAPVCQEITVPMCRGIGYNLTHMPNQFNHDTQDEAGLEVHQFWPLVEIHCSPDLRFFLCSMYTPICLEDYHKPLPPCRSVCERAKAGCSPLMRQYGFAWPERMSCDRLPVLGRDAEVLCMDYNRSEATTAPPRPFTAKPTHPGLPGAPASGVECAAGGPSVCKCREPFVPILKESHPLYNKVRTGQVPNCAVPCYQPSFSPDERTFATFWIGLWSVLCFISTSTTVATFLIDMERFRYPERPIIFLSACYLCVSLGFLVRLVVGHASVACSREHSHIHYETTGPALCTVVFLLVYFFGMASSIWWVILSLTWFLAAGMKWGNEAIAGYAQYFHLAAWLIPSVKSITALALSSVDGDPVAGICYVGNQNLNSLRGFVLGPLVLYLLVGTLFLLAGFVSLFRIRSVIKQGGTKTDKLEKLMIRIGIFTLLYTVPASIVVACYLYEQHYRESWEAALTCACPGPDAGQPRAKPEYWVLMLKYFMCLVVGITSGVWIWSGKTVESWRRFTSRCCCRRRRGHKSGGARAAADYAEASAALTSRTGPLGPAAAYHKQVSLSHV